GTTACGCACCATGAATTCCTTTAGGATGTCGTTCTGGATCGTCCCTGCCATCTCCTCCAGCTGAGCCCCTTGCTCCAGACCTGCATTGATATAGAATGCAAGGACGGGAAGTACAGCTCCGTTCATGGTCATGGAGACAGACATCTTGTTGAGGGGAATACCGTCGAAGAGCACTTTCATGTTTTCGAGCGAACAGATCGATACCCCGGCCTTACCTACGTCGCCTACGACACGCTCATGATCCGCATCGTAACCTCTATGTGTCGCCAAGTCGAAGGCTACCGAAAGTCCCTTCTGACCCGAAGCGAGATTGCGACGGTAGAAGGCATTCGACTCTTCTGCTGTCGAGAACCCCGCATACTGGCGGATCGTCCAAGGACGCATGGCATACATCCCACTGTAAGGACCTCTGAGATAAGGAGGCAGACCGGACACGTAGTCAAGATGCTCCATACCCTTGAGGTCTTCTTCGGTATAGACAGACTTTACTTTTATCTGTTCGGGAGTCTCCCAGTTATGTTCGATATTATTCTTTGCAACGAATTCAGCCAAAGAGGGTTGTCCCCACTTGCCATCGTTGATGTTGATGTTCTTATATGTTGGTCTCATGTGAAAATAGTCTGATGGTTAGTAAATAAGTCAGCCCTTGATATTGAGAAGTTGTTGAAACTTGGTCAATGTTTCAAGGACATTAACTTTCACATGGATGAAGTGTTCGATGCCTTTGGATTGAAGCTCTTCCATACAAGCTGGTGCTCCGGCGATGACGAGAGGCACTCTTCCTGCGATGATGTCGAAGGCTTGTGGACCGAACTCCGCATATTCATCATCTGACGAACACAGCGTGATGATGTCTGCGCCGGCTGCCATTGCTGCATCCACGCCCTCTTGTACAGTCTTGAAGCCGAGGTTATCGATGACTTCGTAGCCTGCACAAGCGAAGAAGTTGGATGAGAACTGTGACCTTGCAAGTCTCATTGCCAGATTACCGATCGTCAGCATAAATACCTTAGGACGCTTCGTCGCAGCTTCTGTAGAGAGTCTGAGTGCCTCAAAGTCCGAAGCCCCACGGCTCAAGTCGAGTGGTGTGACACTTGCCATCTTTTCACACCCACAAGAGTGCCTGCCATCCGATGTCGCAAGTCTGTCGTTTGCCGTCTCGTTGAAGTTGGGGAAGATATTTGTGCCGAGGAGGGCTTCTCTTCTCGTCGCCACAGCCTTGTGTCTCTCTGTGTTGGACTTATTGATTGCCTCCTGGATGATGCCCTTGTCCGCCATTGCCGCAAAGCCTCCGTTGTCTTCGACTTCGAGGAAGAGCTTCCATGCTTGATGAGCTATGGCATCGGTGAGATGTTCTATGTAGTACGAACCACCGGAAGGATCCACTACTTTGTCGAAGTGTGACTCCTCTTTGAGGAGGAGCTGTTGGTTGCGAGCGATGCGCTCAGAGAACTCATCTGCATCCTTGTAGACAATATCGAAAGGCAAGACATTCAACGAGTGCACCCCTGCTATGGCTGCAGACATGGCTTCGGTCTGAGTACGGAGGAGATTGACATAAGCATCGTAGACGGTCTTGTTCCATCTGTTGGTCTCCGCATTGATGATGAGCCTTGATGTTTGATCGGATGCGCCATTGTTCTTTGCGATAAGTGCCCACAGCCAGCGAGCGGCTCTGAACTTAGCGATTTCCATGAAGTAGTTCGATCCGATACCGAGGTCAAACCTGATCTTACGAGCCACTTCATCGACAGACAGTCCGCATTGCTCCACGAGGGTGACGATCACATCAGCACCTGCAGCAAGGCTGTAGCCAAGTTCTTGGTGGATGTAAGCCCCGGCGTTAGCCATGTCTACCCCTTTGATGTTGATACAAGTATATTGTTTGAGAGGGGCTGTTGCGACGATCAAGTCTTGGGCTATCCGGATCCACTCGTCTGTCGCCACGCCCTTCAACATTTGTTTTTTGAATACCTCAAAGCCTATTGAACCCACGCATTTGTCAAGGTCTTTTGTCTTCTCTGACAGGGTCTCTACGACCATGCCTGCGAGCTTGACGACGACCGAACGACAAGAGTAAAAGTTGAGCTCCACTGCCGTGACATCTATCCCATCAAGCAGGGTGAGAAGAGACTCTTTAGATATATGTGCATGTTTCAGGTGGAGGCCGAAGGAGGTTGTGCCACAAGCCAGTGCCTTTTTCATCTTTGCGTTGGCCTCAGTGAGGTCAGTGATCGAAAGATCTTGTCTCACGTACCATTCGTTGCTTGCCTTGATCCCCCTTATATAAGGAAACTCTCCCGGCAAGGTGTCCTTGGACTTGAGGTCTGCGATATCCTCTCTTCGGTAGAAGGGATTGACTTTGAACCCCTCGGTCGTCTTCCAGACAAGTTTTTTCTCAAAGTCGGCTCCTTTCAGGTCCGCATTGATCTTGTCCATCCATTCTTGGGTAGAGACCGGAGGGAATACAGCAAATAATTTCTCGTTTTCCATATTCATGTTGCTGTCCAAATTATGTGTTATTTAGGGTCTATCGATGTCGGGGTAAGGAGGACGGAAGGATACGGCTTTCCCTATGCCAAGTATCCCTTTTCCCTTCACACCAACATCCACAAAGTAAGTCAAAAAAAATGATAATCGATACAGCTTCCTCATTATTTCGTGTCCTAAATACCTAATATGTGTGAGTATATCTCATGGCGAAATGCCGGGAAAGCCTCTCGAACAAATACAACGAGGAAACGTCTCAATCGAAAAATTGAAGGCGTTTCCTCGTCTCATCTGATCACTATGTCTTACGATGTCTCTTGCTTACTTCACTCGCTTGTAGCCGTATTGTGCGAGAGACCCGAGTTCTTCTTCGATGCGCAGGAGTTGGTTGTACTTAGCCATACGGTCTGAGCGGCTGAGTGAACCCGTCTTGATCTGACCTGAGTTGGTCGCCACAGCGATGTCTGCGATCGTTGCATCTTCGGTCTCACCCGAACGGTGCGAAGTCACCGATGTGTAACCATGACGATGTGCCATCTCGATGGCATCGAGGGTCTCTGAGAGTGTGCCGATCTGGTTTACCTTGATGAGGATCGAGTTACCACAACCTTGTTCGATACCTTTCTTCAGGAACTCCACGTTGGTTACGAAGAGGTCATCGCCTACCAGCTGGCACTGACCACCGATGGCATCTGTGAGCATCTTCCAGCCTTCCCAGTCACCCTCGTCCATACCGTCCTCGATAGAGTCGATAGGATACTTGCTGACAAGTTCCTTGAGGTAAGCCACCTGCTCTTCACGCGAACGCTTGGCACCGTTTGCTCCTTCGAACTTTGAGTAGTCGTACACCCCATCGTTGTAGAACTCTGACGATGCACAGTCAAGGGCGATGGTTACATCCTTCTTAGGCTCATAGCCTGCCTTGCGGATCGCTTCGAGGATAGAGTCGAGGGCGTCCTCTGTGCCCTTGAGCGCAGGAGCGAAACCTCCTTCGTCACCTACGGCTGTGCTGAGACCACGGTCATGAAGCACTTTCTTGAGGGCATGGAATACTTCTGCACCCATACGAAGACCTTCGCGGAACGAAGCCGCACCCACAGGACGGATCATAAACTCTTGGAATGCGATAGGAGCATCAGAGTGCGAGCCACCGTTGATGATGTTCATCATAGGCACGGGGAGTACAAATGTGTTCGTGCCACCGATGTATCTGTATAGAGGTATGCCGAGGTACTCTGCACCAGCCTTTGCCGCAGCGAGAGATACGCCAAGCATGGC
This is a stretch of genomic DNA from Porphyromonas cangingivalis. It encodes these proteins:
- the mutA gene encoding methylmalonyl-CoA mutase small subunit; translated protein: MNMENEKLFAVFPPVSTQEWMDKINADLKGADFEKKLVWKTTEGFKVNPFYRREDIADLKSKDTLPGEFPYIRGIKASNEWYVRQDLSITDLTEANAKMKKALACGTTSFGLHLKHAHISKESLLTLLDGIDVTAVELNFYSCRSVVVKLAGMVVETLSEKTKDLDKCVGSIGFEVFKKQMLKGVATDEWIRIAQDLIVATAPLKQYTCINIKGVDMANAGAYIHQELGYSLAAGADVIVTLVEQCGLSVDEVARKIRFDLGIGSNYFMEIAKFRAARWLWALIAKNNGASDQTSRLIINAETNRWNKTVYDAYVNLLRTQTEAMSAAIAGVHSLNVLPFDIVYKDADEFSERIARNQQLLLKEESHFDKVVDPSGGSYYIEHLTDAIAHQAWKLFLEVEDNGGFAAMADKGIIQEAINKSNTERHKAVATRREALLGTNIFPNFNETANDRLATSDGRHSCGCEKMASVTPLDLSRGASDFEALRLSTEAATKRPKVFMLTIGNLAMRLARSQFSSNFFACAGYEVIDNLGFKTVQEGVDAAMAAGADIITLCSSDDEYAEFGPQAFDIIAGRVPLVIAGAPACMEELQSKGIEHFIHVKVNVLETLTKFQQLLNIKG
- the eno gene encoding phosphopyruvate hydratase — translated: MEIVKIVGREILDSRGNPTIEVDIHLACGVIGRAAVPSGASTGENEALELRDGDKGRYLGKGVLKAVENINNIIAPELIGMSVLDQRLIDRKMLELDGTKTKSKLGANAMLGVSLAAAKAGAEYLGIPLYRYIGGTNTFVLPVPMMNIINGGSHSDAPIAFQEFMIRPVGAASFREGLRMGAEVFHALKKVLHDRGLSTAVGDEGGFAPALKGTEDALDSILEAIRKAGYEPKKDVTIALDCASSEFYNDGVYDYSKFEGANGAKRSREEQVAYLKELVSKYPIDSIEDGMDEGDWEGWKMLTDAIGGQCQLVGDDLFVTNVEFLKKGIEQGCGNSILIKVNQIGTLSETLDAIEMAHRHGYTSVTSHRSGETEDATIADIAVATNSGQIKTGSLSRSDRMAKYNQLLRIEEELGSLAQYGYKRVK